AAGGGATCGAGCTCCGCTGGACGCGGGAGAATGCGGCAGGCGAGGACAGACAAACAAAGGCTCGCGCTGCGCTACATTGCCTTGGCTGGAGCCGTCGTGAGCGCCAAGAGGCGGCTGGGCctcgtggcggtggtggtggtcacCAAGCACGATCCCTCAGTCGCTCTCACTCAGCGCGCGTAAGGCCGAGCCATGCCTCGTCGGACGGCCGTTGCAACGGTACCCGCAGTGGTGCTAGTGTGAAGGtgcctgtgtgtgtgccagtgtgcctggctggctgcgcaagtgtctgcgtcgtcgctgcaggtcatggtggaggaggaggaggaggaggaggatgctgGGCGCtggatgctgctgatggattgctgatgatggatggggtggCGTGGGCCGCACTGCAACCACAACCGCATCTGCACCTCAAGTGAGCGTGGTCTTGGTTGTTGGAGAGGGAGTGGGGAGGAAGAAGTTCAgcctgggcgacgatggagagccatggcagaaggaggagggggcgtgtGATGCATTGAAGACATCGATGGTAGGTGCGCGCCGTGGTGGTTGGCAGGTGCCGGGCTCGGTGGGCCCGAACGGGGCGGGGCGTTCCCGGGGCCCCTGGAGCCCGCTGGAGCCCTCATCCCTCCACTGCTTGCGAACCCTGGAGGGTGGGGCGCCAGGGAATCCCGGGACGGGACTGCCTGCCCCGCCTGTTAGTACTTCCGTCGCACAGGGGGGATGTACTCGACGGGTCACGACGGAGGCGTGGGCTTGTatcctccatccctcccatTCCTCCTTCCTTGTCTTGTCGTTCGTGCCTTCCATGGTAGGCTGCCATGCTGCCAAGATGCCAACCTTGAAGTCTGCTGCTCCATTTCCCCTCGGTTCGTTTCGTATCTGCGTGCGAGACGCCATCTTGGCTCTGCCGCGTGGAAGAAATGCCCCGCCCAAGCACTCCATCGTCTCTTTTCCGGCTCTCGGGTCATCTGTAACCGCATCCATCCTGCTAAGGtattcatccatccatccatccatccgcccaTGGAAGCCTCCTGCTCTACTTCACTCTCAGGATTCGGCTATCTGCCTCTTTTCCCCATTATCCGGCTCTCCACTTCCTCCACTTGTCTCCTCCCTTCTCTCACCCTCTTCAATTTAccatacctacctacgccTCGTgtcccccccgcctcccccaTCCAACATCTCGATCGGTTGACCGCCATCATGCCGCCCTGCGGGAATCCCAGCTACGAAAACGTGGCACACCCACCCAGCCGGGAACCCACCCCGCTACTGGCCATCCAACCCCCCCTGTGTGTCTCGTCCCGCAGCTTCGGCATCTTTCTTCGGAGCTTTGTCGTCTGGAGGGTAACTTTGAGCTCAGCCTGGCGATTTGCTCCTGCATGTCCCTGCGTTCCTGTGACCAACAGTTCGGCATCGAGGCGCATACACGCAGGCAATAACATTCGGCATCCATAGGACCCCGACTAAATGAGACAGCGCCCAACAGCCCGTGACACGAAACGGCACCAGCTCCTGCGAAGCTGACAGCTCGCCAGTCCTCTGCGTCAAACCTGACACAGACCTGACAGCAACGACCCAACCTGCCTGTGTCACCTTATGTCGTGCTTCGGGAAACCGAATGGAATCATAGGTGGGCTCAAATTTGTCAAGGCTGATCTGCCGATCACTGCCACTGCAGTTGCAAATCCAAACGCCAGCTAGTATTGCTTCTTGCAGTATCGCAAGGCTGCCTTAAGGGTGATAGACCAGGGACCTTCGGATAACAGAGGGCTTGGCCGAGTGATAACATGCTGTCAATGGCACCGGTATGCTATGCTCCCAGGACGGGGCACGGCGTGGGCGGTCGGAGTTGTCGGTGCCGGGACCCACAACGGAGCGGGGCGACTGGTCGGTGCGGCTCCGTCCGCCGGGCGGCCCACTCGCTTGTGCAGCAGGTGTTGTGCGTCTCTTTCTTTGGTATAAACTAGCGATGATGATAGCATGTCCAATGACAAGTAGCTGTAAACGGGCGGGGTTTCTTGCATCTCGGTCATTTGCCATAGCTATAGCGTGACTGAGGCCAAATCGATCCCCTGGTCACATCTACACCTCAAACGCTGACATGAGCAAACGGTCGAGCCGACTCCTCTATCCccgggcaccaccacctcaacATTCAGCACCGTGGCAGTAAGCTCCAGTCTTAGTTTGTGGTTCGCGAGGACCAGAATGCTTCTTTGTTGGCCAGCCGCAAGCAAATAACACCTCGAGTGAGAGCAGTCGCCACATGGCGTGACAAAAGCTATGAGTGATATGTGACGTGTGTGAAGTGCTGCGAGGATGTGGAGTTTTTGGTCCATGATGCCGGAGCCCTGACGGAGCTTTCAAGTTCCGATGCTGCTGTCTTAGTAGTAGTGCAGTTTATTGCTAATATTTGCAAATAACTAGTGCTAGCGGGACACAGTGATACTAATATGTTGTTCTCGACTTGATTGCGGCAGGTGCTGATGGCTGCTACTGCCGTTGCTGTCAGCCTGTCACGCCCGACtccgctgctggtgccgccgctaCCTCAACCCTTCCTGGTTCGACGTGGTAACCAAAATTGAAAGGGGTCAGTGTCCAAAACACCAAGTAGCAGCTCTTCTCTACCGCATCACGCGCAAAATGTCATCGGCGCCCGTGCTCTTGGACGCCGTCTCTCCCCGCACGCGTCCTGCGGCTGACagctcgctgccgccgccccgtaAGGCACCAGTCACGAGAACCGGCGTCCCGGATGGCGGCCTTCGCGCCTGGCTGGTAGTCTTGGGCAGCTTCATGGCGCTCTTGACCTCTCTCGGTCCGTCCCCAGTCACCTTGGGAAGCGCCGCTGGGCGGACGCTGACCTGATATGGCAGGTCTCCTGAACTCGCTCGACGTCTTTCAAGACTACTACAGAAACAAATGGCTAGATGATTCCAATTTCGAGTGGATCTAGCGTGCCCAAGTACAAATCCAAGTTTCGCACTGAATAGCCTCCTTGGCACTAACGTTTCCTTTGTTGACACAGCTCGCCATGTTCTATGTCGGAGGGCTCGCGGCCGGTCCCATCTTCGACCGGTACGGGGCACGACTCCCTATGAGCGTGGGAACCGTCATATTTGCCTTGTCTCCCGTCATCACCAGCTGGTCTACCGAGTTCTGGCTTTACCTCGCCTCACAAGGATTGATCCTCGGCATGGGATGTGGCTAGTTGTGGGGCTTCGCAGTATTCGGATCGCGGTCGAGCACCAATGCTGACAGCAAACGTCGCAGATACTATCCCTGCTGTGCCTCCATCTGCCAATGGTTCTATGAGAAACgcggcctggcgctgggATTGACCATGTCCGGCTCGGCGGTGGGCGGTGCGGCCTGGCCCTTCCTCATCGAACAGTTCCTGTCCAAGGTCAAGCTCGAAGAGCCGAGGGTCCATCGGATCATCTTTGGCATATCCATGAtggtgttgccgccggcgattCTTCTCGTTCGGGAGCGTCGAGACGCCGCTGGACACGATGCGTCAGGCCAAGAGACGGCCTCTTCCGAAAAGGGGGTCGTAAAGGCACTCTTCAAACTTCGGTTTCTTGCTCTGTGCGGCTGTTTGACGCTCCTGTATAGTCAGGTGCACATCTACTCTTACAATGCACAGCGGCATGGCCGGTAGAACCACGCACATTTCGCCAAGATACACCTACTCGTCCCAATAGCGCATTCAGCATCCTTCTTTGGAATGATTTTGACGGGCGCGCTGAGCGACTGGATTGGCGTGTAAGTCTCGATGGGCTCATGGGAGACGTCTCAAGAGGTTAACTCCCGACTCCTAGGTTCAATGTGACTATCCTTATGGGCGGCATCTCAAGTATCGTCACTCTTGCATGGATATGGGTGCAGCCGCGGCTGTGGCAGTTTATCGCTGCCGTGCTCTttggcttcttctccggGAGCCTTATGCCGCTGACCGTGGCCTGCATCGCGCAAACCACACCCGATATGAGCCACATTGGCCTTCGTCTTTGCCTTGTGATGGGTATTTGTGCAGTGGCCGCGTTCTCTACGTTCTCCATCTGCGATGTGCTGTTACATGGATTGTTGAGGTGGCTCTACCCGCTGTTATTCGTCTCGGCGATCACGTTGGCCGGCACAGTGTATTTGTTCATGGTGCGGTGCTCGTATTGTCCTCCCATGAGAGCCCGGTTTTGATGTTCTGGCCGCTTGGGGCCAGGTGACAACAGGCCTGCGAAGGGGACTGCTTGGCGAATACGTATCTGGGTCTTTGCGCTTCTCTACCAGGTCGCCACGCGCAAAGATGTCTTGGGCACGAGGCGACGGCATAGTCTTTGGAAGAGACACAGGCACcggaggtggcggtggcaatagcaacaacagcaacaatAATCATGATAGCTTTATCGAAATACCGCAGCGAAGGATTGGAGCGGCTTAAAGCTTGATGCCCTGTGCGACGTGACATGCCTGACTCTTACGGCACTTGTGTGTGAGCCTTTGTGGCAAGCCACCGACAAAATACTCAAGACGCGCCACCAGAAAATTTTTCGACATAATGCAACTAAACGACTGCTAGGTTTAGTGGTATACTCATAATGCAAAGCAGTCTCTTTCAGCGCATGTAAATTGAGTCGTGCGTTTAGGCTGGCTCGAAGGGCCGTCCTCCGCGGcaccctcgtcatcgacatGACGCACATGGACCGCGTGctcgagcgtctcggcggATGAGTCGACTGCCACGGCCCGGGGCGGTGATCCCGGCTCGGGGCGCTCTACACACGGCGCTCAGCCGGCCCGGGCGCGACTGGCCGGGCGATATCTGCCCGACGGTTGGGCTGGGCTCTCGGggttcctcggcggcgcgggtggctGCTTCAACATGCAGATGCGGCAGCTGGGGCATGGCTGTCGACCacgtgctggcggcgcgcgtcgtgctcgcagacaggacgaggccgccggctaGGGCGAGTGGCACGCCTATGCGCTCCTAGAGTTTATCCTGACGGGATcggccgacgagaagaagcaaaAAGTCCCATCTCAAGTGGGCAGACGGCCTGGAGAAGCGCCTCCGGCCTGTGGTTGGGTACATGGGTCCCGATTTCGCCTGATCAGGTTGCGTGTTGATGAAGAGTCGTGCAGGCCTGCGTCCTACGCCGGATACGTGGATGCCAACATCTCGACGGACGCTCTCCAATCGTATTATGGGCAGAATGTCGATGAGCTATCCGTCATTAAGCGAAAACACGACCGCTTTGGCTTTTTCGACAATCACCTTGACATTCAGCCAAGATGATGACCTCCCGCGCATTACGTTCGGGACAAAGGGGAAGAGGGTTGCCAGCGCCTGAATATCATCAGATTCAAAAGTGAATCTAGGCTGTTAGCCGTATCTACTACTGCATCGTTCGTGCCTGCACGTGCGAAACCTGAGAGTTCTATTCGCCCTGGGCTTGTACCCAACCCTGCGCCCCTGACTGTAACGCCCCAATGAGCGCTCTCATTGCCCGCAGCATTGTTCCCAGACAATAGCACTCGCTCATCTCTTGCGAGCCTTTGTGGACGGTTTCGGTTTCCTGTCGTGCTCCTCGCTCGTATATGTTTCTGCCCAGTCCGCGTCTTCCAAACAGTCCGTAACGACTGGGTTGATGAAGATGTGGTTCTGCAAGCCGCCCCGGAACAGAATCTTCATCATCTCCGCTCTTGAGAATAGAGACCACGAGTCGACTCGGGCCGTGTGGTTCCCGAGCCGAAGTTTGCAGCGATACCCGTattccgcccgcccgtcgtcggttCGTAATGAGGGTGGCACAAAGGAATCCTTCTCCGGAATATACAGGGCGGTCGAGTAGTATGGCCCCACGCCCCGTTCAAGGGAGGTAACGGCGGACAATAGGCTCTGGCGAAGATCTCTGCGGGACTTCCTCGACACCGACTTTGCGCTCAGCTTTGCCAGCTCGTTGAGCTTGGCGGCAAGTCGTTGGGGGTCGTATGGGAGCTGAAATGGTTCTCCCGTCTCCTCTTCGTGGTTGCGCGATGATTCGTAGATAAGTGCAATGCAGTTGCCCGCATGAGACTGGATCTCAATGTCGCTGCTGTCCAGCTGCTCCACAAAAGCGTCCATGGCCGTGTCGGCATAGTCGGCATAGTCGTCCACATGGCTGGCAATGAATGCCCAGCCCTGCATCGCTGCGCATACCACCGCCGCATTGTCGTGCGCCTCGACACTTTCTCCGTCCGTATCGATTATTTCAATCATATACTCCATtagctcgagggcggcttcttccACGCCTCCGCCGTAGAGAGCCGTCATGCACAGGGCGTAAATGGCGTAGACCTGGCattcttcgtcgtcatcgtctctCAAGATCTGCTTCAGAGATTTGCTGCCGGCCTCGAACGCATCCATATCTTCCACGGTGCCGATGGTCAAACAGTATGCTTGCAGGCTCAGCAGGCGCTCTCTGGCACTTGCGCCGCGATTCGCATCCTTGAGAAAGATGTCGGTGAGAGCATGAGCAGCGTCGTCCAACCAGTGGTGAGTCTCAGGCGTGTACCGCGTCCGAATGTATTTGATAAAGATCTGGAGATACTGTTCACGTAGTTCAGTGTTGTTGCGCTTCTTATCTTGCAAATTCTCCATGAGCGCGTGGACATCGAAGGAACCGCCGATTTCCTGGGACGCCTCAACTCCAGAGCCGCTGGAGTGTATGCTCGACGCCATGTCGTCGAACTCAAAGtcgccttcctcgtcgtcgtcgctgacgtCGGACGCGACTCGGCTATGCGC
Above is a genomic segment from Purpureocillium takamizusanense chromosome 2, complete sequence containing:
- a CDS encoding uncharacterized protein (EggNog:ENOG503NWXD~TransMembrane:1 (o43-64i)~COG:G) → MSSAPVLLDAVSPRTRPAADSSLPPPRKAPVTRTGVPDGGLRAWLVVLGSFMALLTSLGLLNSLDVFQDYYRNKWLDDSNFEWI
- a CDS encoding uncharacterized protein (EggNog:ENOG503NWXD~TransMembrane:3 (i32-52o67-86i116-135o)~COG:G) — encoded protein: MFYVGGLAAGPIFDRYYPCCASICQWFYEKRGLALGLTMSGSAVGGAAWPFLIEQFLSKVKLEEPRVHRIIFGISMMVLPPAILLVRERRDAAGHDASGQETASSEKGVVKALFKLRFLALCGCLTLLYSQVHIYSYNAQRHGR
- a CDS encoding uncharacterized protein (COG:Z~EggNog:ENOG503NWKJ), with the protein product MNHARVKALKGTAGKTVSRKAQKSGRASGALTPQGSSPMASLLTSPSNSAAHSRVASDVSDDDEEGDFEFDDMASSIHSSGSGVEASQEIGGSFDVHALMENLQDKKRNNTELREQYLQIFIKYIRTRYTPETHHWLDDAAHALTDIFLKDANRGASARERLLSLQAYCLTIGTVEDMDAFEAGSKSLKQILRDDDDEECQVYAIYALCMTALYGGGVEEAALELMEYMIEIIDTDGESVEAHDNAAVVCAAMQGWAFIASHVDDYADYADTAMDAFVEQLDSSDIEIQSHAGNCIALIYESSRNHEEETGEPFQLPYDPQRLAAKLNELAKLSAKSVSRKSRRDLRQSLLSAVTSLERGVGPYYSTALYIPEKDSFVPPSLRTDDGRAEYGYRCKLRLGNHTARVDSWSLFSRAEMMKILFRGGLQNHIFINPVVTDCLEDADWAETYTSEEHDRKPKPSTKARKR